CCGCTCCGTCCACAGTGGGGTTCATTACCCGCTTGCTATGGCCTgtgccggcagcagcaccacacCGACCGATGGCGGCGTTCCGTCTGTGGCCAGCGGGTGACCTCCTACCGACGTCAACCCGAGCCTCATGCTCGCTCGATCCGACGAGCCCGACACTCGACTGCCACCACCCGCCTCCCAGAGCCTGCACCCAAGATTGAAGACCGACATCTCGAAAGACCAGACACCCCGcagaacagcagcagcatcatccgGCGgattcgccgccgccgtccgctACCTGTCGTCAACTCAACTCTcccccagccgcagccatggccgggGCAGACGACTCGCCCttcccgccgctgctcaaTGAGCTGGCCCGGGTGAGGCGGTCCAacctcaccgccgccatcggcgacgTGGACAAGATCATCGACCTTCTGGCGAACGCACgcgagcaggtcgccgcAGGTACGTaacgctgccgcccgccgtttCACCTCcacgcgcggccgccactgACCCGTCGACTACTCCTTGCCATCCAAATAGACGCGGACGCACATAGAATCGgcatggcgatgacgacgctgcAAAACCCCGTCAaggcgcagctcgaggccatcacAAACGACCTCAAGGAGGTGACCAAGGCGCAAAAGGCCTTTGGCAAGGCcctcgacaaggccatgcCCCAGCGGGACCTGCCCATGGAGACGGACGCTATGGCCGACCACCCGGCCCTCATCAaccgcgccatcgccatgcaCCTGCTCCGCGAGGGCCAGTTCTCTGTCGCCTCGACCTTTgtgcgcgaggagcagcagcagcgggagcagaacgagacggccgccgccatggctcacgcccacgcccacgcccacgcccacacCCATACCGGtgcttccgccgccgccaccccgcgAAGAGACCgcgacggggacgacgacatgaacaaggatgacgacgacgacgacgatgaccaaGGGATAGTCGACAGCAAGGGCAACAgaaacaacaacagcaacaacgacactggcgccgacgccgagatgCACAGCCTGCACTCGGAGGACCTGCAGGACAAGTTTTCCGAAATGTACAGCATCCTGGCCGAGCTCAAGCAGCGCAACCTCGGCCCAGCTATTGAGTGGGCGCGCCTCAAcaacgcccgcctcgaggccaagggcagCAACCTCGAGTTCGAGCTCTGCAAGCTGCAGTACATTTGGCTCTTCAagggccacgccgccaacggcctcCCCAACGACGAGCGCAACGGCCAGATGGGCGCCCTCGCCTACGCCCAGCGCCACTTTGCGCCcttccagcgccgccacctcaAGGAGATTCAGCAGCTCGTCTGCGCCATGCTCTTCGCCTCCAACCTCGAGGCGTCGCCCTACCGCTCCATCTTCGAGATCGACTCGGCCTTTGAGGACGTTTCCACGTCCTTTACCCGCGAGTTCTGctccctcctcggcctctccGCCGAGTCGCCCCTCTACATGGCCGTCACGGCCGGCTCCATAGCCCTGCCCCGTCTCATCAAGTACACCACCTATatgaaggagaagaagac
This region of Purpureocillium takamizusanense chromosome 9, complete sequence genomic DNA includes:
- a CDS encoding uncharacterized protein (EggNog:ENOG503NXAW~COG:O~BUSCO:EOG09263QPR) — protein: MAGADDSPFPPLLNELARVRRSNLTAAIGDVDKIIDLLANAREQVAADADAHRIGMAMTTLQNPVKAQLEAITNDLKEVTKAQKAFGKALDKAMPQRDLPMETDAMADHPALINRAIAMHLLREGQFSVASTFVREEQQQREQNETAAAMAHAHAHAHAHTHTGASAAATPRRDRDGDDDMNKDDDDDDDDQGIVDSKGNRNNNSNNDTGADAEMHSLHSEDLQDKFSEMYSILAELKQRNLGPAIEWARLNNARLEAKGSNLEFELCKLQYIWLFKGHAANGLPNDERNGQMGALAYAQRHFAPFQRRHLKEIQQLVCAMLFASNLEASPYRSIFEIDSAFEDVSTSFTREFCSLLGLSAESPLYMAVTAGSIALPRLIKYTTYMKEKKTEWTTENELAFETPLPESMIYHPIFVCPVSKEQTTEQNPPMLLPCGHVICRDSLHKISKGSRYKCPYCPMEGHLRDAVKITL